The DNA sequence TAATATTATAGATTTCTTTGAGAGTTTTTTGACTAGGATTTGCTACTATTAAATCCTCTAATAATTCTATTCTTTCTCCATAATCTTCTAATACAGGAAAGTAATTATCAATCAATGTATCTAAGATTAAATATGCTAAATAATCTGCTCCTAAATTTCTAACTTTGCCCTGATTATTTTTGATGCGATCGCGCAATTTAGAAAAATCATCTATGGTATCTTCTTGAAAAGTTAATAAATAATTTTTTCCCAAAACAAGGCTAATTTGTTCAGAAGTAAAACCCATTTCATTGGAATTAGGTTTAATGCAATGTAAAATTATCAATAATTGATTTTGACAATCCTCTAATTTTGGTCTTTGAGGCACATTGACCACATCTTCAAGAATTAAAGGATGTAATCTAAAAACCTCAGCAATTTCACGTAAAATCTTTTCACTGCCCAAACCCTGAATATCCGCCCAAGAAACTAAGTCATTATTCAAACAAGATTGACAGTCTTTCGGTTGAATATCAGATTTCTTATAAGCCTTAATGGGATTATACTCAATTAGATTAATATGAGTGGGTAAAGCCTCTGGATCGATTATAATGCTACCGGGTTCGCTACCGGGTTCATCATAGTAATAATCGAAGTAGTCTTCTTCTTGGATTTCTATTTCTGGAGGGGAAGGCTGCGATCGCATTTTCACTTAATTGGAAGATTTATTTTCCATCATATTAAGAAAACATTTTTAATTCAATATTACATAATCTCGGTTCAGCATAAAAATAAGAAAACAAAAAAGGCGGGTTACAACCCACCCTACAAAGGTTTAGAAAGTAATAACACTGCGGATAGATTCCCCTTTGTGCATTAAATCAAATGCCGTATTAATTTCCTCTAAAGGCATCACATGGGTAATTAAATCATCAATATTAATTTTTCCTGACTGATACCATTCAACTATCTTAGGTACATCAGTTCTTCCTTTTGCTCCTCCAAAAGCTGTTCCTTTCCAGACTCTACCTGTCACTAACTGGAAAGGTCTTGTACTAATTTCTTCTCCCGCCCCTGCCACACCGACAATGGTAGAAACTCCCCAACCCTTATGACAAGATTCTAGGGCTTGACGCATAACATTAACATTACCAATACACTCAAAAGTATAGTCTGCACCGCCTTTGGTTAATTCCACTAAATAAGAGACTAAATCCCCTTCTATTTCTTGAGGATTAACAAAGTGAGTCATACCAAACTTAGATGCGATCGCTTTTTTGCTATTATTAATATCCACACCGATAATCATATCCGCCCCCACCATACGACAGGCTTGAATTACATTTAAACCAATACCCCCCAAACCAAATACAATCACATTCGCACCAGCTTCCACCTTCGCAGTATTAATTACCGCCCCGATACCCGTAGTAACACCACAACCGATATAACAAACCTTTTCAAAAGGTACATCAGAAGGAATTTTGGCTAAAGCAATTTCAGGGACAACGGTATAATTAGCAAAAGTAGAAGTTCCCATATAATGGTATAAGGGCTTACCATCAAGGGAAAAACGGGAAGTACCATCAGGCATTACCCCTTTACCCTGAGTTACTCGAATTGCCTGACAAAGATTTGTTTTAAAACTAAGACAATATTCGCACTCACGACATTCAGGAATATATAAAGGAATAACACAATCTCCCACCTTCAAACTTTTGACATCCTTGCCTACTTCCACCACAACCCCAGCCCCTTCATGACCTAAAATACTAGGAAATAATCCTTCGGGGTCTTTTCCTGATAAAGTATAGGCATCTGTATGACAAACCCCAGTGGCTTTAATTTCTACTAACACTTCTCCTGCTTGAGGAGGTTGTAAATCAACCGTTTCAATGGTGAGGGGTTTTCCAGCTTCTAAGGCTACTGCGGTTTTTACTTTCATTACGATTAATATTTTATGGGTAATTTTTAATTAATTTTCCCCCTTTATTTTAATTTCTCAAAGTCAATTGGGTAAATTCTTAGACAAAATTTAATTCCAATGTTATGAGCTAGTCAGTATTTAACGTTCGGTTTAAGAATATCGGGTAAGGGTAGGTTTCAGGTGTTAGGAAGAATAATATTTTATTTGGAATGAACAATAGCTGTTATACCTGTTGTTGCTAACAAATCACCTTGATTAACTCTGGCATAAATTAACCATTTTCCCTCTAATTCTATAGCTTGTTCTACCGTACATTGCAAATGAGCTAAAGCCTCGGTTAAAATTAAGCAGTTGTTATCAGCAGTTTGAGCTTCAAGGTCAGCAAATGATTCACGGGAAACAGCAAAACGAGGATCAAAATAACGACGAATATTACGCCCTTCTTTAAGAATATTAACGACAAAAGGTTTATTAATTTCTTTGAGCAATTCCCCTTTTTGTTCTTGACTGACTGAAAGCATAATACCGGGAGGAGTAAAACTGGCTTGGGAAATATGACTGGTGAGAATTCCCCAGTTTGTGTCTCCTTGCCTAAAGGTAACTACACACAGAGAGCCAATAATACGATTAACTGCT is a window from the Cyanobacterium sp. Dongsha4 genome containing:
- the corA gene encoding magnesium/cobalt transporter CorA, which encodes MRSQPSPPEIEIQEEDYFDYYYDEPGSEPGSIIIDPEALPTHINLIEYNPIKAYKKSDIQPKDCQSCLNNDLVSWADIQGLGSEKILREIAEVFRLHPLILEDVVNVPQRPKLEDCQNQLLIILHCIKPNSNEMGFTSEQISLVLGKNYLLTFQEDTIDDFSKLRDRIKNNQGKVRNLGADYLAYLILDTLIDNYFPVLEDYGERIELLEDLIVANPSQKTLKEIYNIRRELLALRRSIWPLRNLFNQLTREENKLISKEVYIYFRDCYYHTIQILDILETYRELASSLMDVLMSSMSNKMNEVVTLLTIISSIFIPLTFIAGIYGMNFEFMPELQWHWGYFLCLLLMLSIALLMLFFFWQRGWFKFYFSKKTKW
- a CDS encoding S-(hydroxymethyl)glutathione dehydrogenase/class III alcohol dehydrogenase, which translates into the protein MKVKTAVALEAGKPLTIETVDLQPPQAGEVLVEIKATGVCHTDAYTLSGKDPEGLFPSILGHEGAGVVVEVGKDVKSLKVGDCVIPLYIPECRECEYCLSFKTNLCQAIRVTQGKGVMPDGTSRFSLDGKPLYHYMGTSTFANYTVVPEIALAKIPSDVPFEKVCYIGCGVTTGIGAVINTAKVEAGANVIVFGLGGIGLNVIQACRMVGADMIIGVDINNSKKAIASKFGMTHFVNPQEIEGDLVSYLVELTKGGADYTFECIGNVNVMRQALESCHKGWGVSTIVGVAGAGEEISTRPFQLVTGRVWKGTAFGGAKGRTDVPKIVEWYQSGKINIDDLITHVMPLEEINTAFDLMHKGESIRSVITF